The Aphelocoma coerulescens isolate FSJ_1873_10779 chromosome 2, UR_Acoe_1.0, whole genome shotgun sequence genome contains a region encoding:
- the LOC138106074 gene encoding collagen, type I, alpha 1b-like, translating into MGRGWGRGRTGSAGDRPSGATAGPDCAPPLGGDTGAAPSPGAAPKPWGSSDLWGSSETLGQLRAPGRLRNPGRLRPLGQLRAPGQLRNPGAAPTSGAAPSPGAAPKPWGSSDLWGSSETLGQLRAPGQLRNPGAAPTSGAAPKPWGSSEPRGGSETLGQLRPLGQLRNPGAAPSPGAAPKPWGSSDLWGISETLGGSEALGQLRPLGQLRSPGAAPSPGAAPKPWGSSEALGQLRAPGLCPGVAPTSGAAPDLGVVPIPGRIRIPDDALSRSPARSRWGFPGPAGRISSDETPTRGAAMGQFRRSGQLRSLGRFRSPVGSDTRGSSDPRADSHPG; encoded by the coding sequence atgggacggggatggggacgggggcGGACCGGCTCCGCCGGCGACCGACCCAGCGGAGCGACCGCGGGGCCGGACTGTGCCCCGCCTCTGGGGGGCGACACCGGGGCAGCTCCGAGCCCCGGGGCGGCTCCGAAACCCTGGGGCAGCTCCGACCTCTGGGGCAGCTCCGAAACCCTGGGGCAGCTCCGAGCCCCGGGGCGGCTCCGAAACCCGGGGCGGCTCCGACCTCTGGGGCAGCTCCGAGCCCCGGGGCAGCTCCGAAACCCTGGGGCAGCTCCGACCTCTGGGGCAGCTCCGAGCCCCGGGGCGGCTCCGAAACCCTGGGGCAGCTCCGACCTCTGGGGCAGCTCCGAAACCCTGGGGCAGCTCCGAGCCCCGGGGCAGCTCCGAAACCCTGGGGCAGCTCCGACCTCTGGGGCAGCTCCGAAACCCTGGGGCAGCTCCGAGCCCCGGGGCGGCTCCGAAACCCTGGGGCAGCTCCGACCTCTGGGGCAGCTCCGAAACCCTGGGGCAGCTCCGAGCCCCGGGGCAGCTCCGAAACCCTGGGGCAGCTCCGACCTCTGGGGCATCTCCGAAACCCTGGGTGGCTCCGAAGCCCTGGGGCAGCTCCGACCTCTGGGGCAGCTCCGAAGCCCTGGGGCAGCTCCGAGCCCCGGGGCAGCTCCGAAACCCTGGGGCAGCTCCGAAGCTCTGGGGCAGCTCCGAGCCCCGGGGCTCTGCCCCGGGGTGGCTCCGACCTCTGGGGCAGCTCCAGACCTCGGGGTGGTTCCGATCCCCGGGCGGATTCGCATCCCGGATGATGCCCTGTCCCGCAGCCCCGCTCGGTCCCGGTGGGGcttccctggccctgcaggTCGGATCAGCTCCGATGAGACTCCGACCCGCGGGGCAGCCATGGGGCAGTTCAGACGCTCGGGGCAGCTCCGATCCCTGGGGCGGTTCCGATCCCCGGTCGGCTCCGACACCCGGGGCAGCTCCGACCCCCGGGCGGACTCACACCCTGGATGA